The Prochlorococcus sp. MIT 1341 genomic interval TTTTGACAACGGCTTTAAAGACACTGTCAGCTCTTACTGATTGAGGCACTTCTGCCTGTGTAGTCATTTGAGCCAAGTGACAATTGGCACAAACGATTTTTCCTGTTGCTTCTCTTGGGTTTTCGTAATTTTGTTGCGCCCAGAAAGGGTATGCCCAAGTTTTGGTTGGAGAAATTGATATTGCTAAACCAAGAATCAAGAAGGAACTTAGTAACTGTGAGAGAAATCGACGCATGATGGAGATAGGAAGCTTGGTAAAGACTTTGTGTGAGGCTCTAAACCCACCAGGGTTTTTCACTGGTCCGGAAATCGGTGTCAGTCCATTGACTTACAAAAACATTGTCGTTCTCGACAGATACATTTGCCAATGCAAGTGATAAAGGTGCGGGACCCCTTACCACTTTCCCAGTTGGGTCATATTGACTGCCATGACATGGGCATTGAAATTTGTTTGCACCTGCATTCCATGGTACGACGCATCCAAGATGGGTACATATGGCATTTATCCCGTAAGCCCCAATAGCATCGTTTCCTTCAACTATTAAATATGTGGGGTCTCCCTTAAGCCCCTGAACAAGGCTTCGGTCTCCAGCGGGGTG includes:
- the petC gene encoding cytochrome b6-f complex iron-sulfur subunit, coding for MTQMTSSDVPSMGRRQFMNLLTFGSLTGVALGALYPVVNYFIPPSAGGSGGGTSAKDELGNSVTATGWLANHPAGDRSLVQGLKGDPTYLIVEGNDAIGAYGINAICTHLGCVVPWNAGANKFQCPCHGSQYDPTGKVVRGPAPLSLALANVSVENDNVFVSQWTDTDFRTSEKPWWV